A single genomic interval of Macadamia integrifolia cultivar HAES 741 chromosome 6, SCU_Mint_v3, whole genome shotgun sequence harbors:
- the LOC122081805 gene encoding probable ubiquitin-conjugating enzyme E2 C isoform X1 codes for MMTHRNVGLGHNLDNMSIAIGANPTTTLNYIAVFRTKRQREGMEERNSAAMANSSMAQHQTQTPTASSKQAKAFPNSVDTNSVTQRLQKELMSLMMSGGDLGVSAFPEGESIFSWSGTIEGGKGTMYEGLSYKLSLRFPLDYPFKPPQVKFETMCFHPNVDQYGNICLDILQDKWSSAYDCRTILLSIQSLLGEPNIDSPLNSYAAALWNNQEDYKKMVHRQYMDGEVFES; via the exons ATGATGACACATCGAAATGTTGGATTAGGTCATAACTTGGACAACATGTCGATTGCAATTGGCGCAAATCCAACTACTACATTGAATTATATAGCAG TATTTCGTACGAAGAGACAGAGGGAGGGGATGGAGGAGCGGAACAGCGCGGCGATGGCCAACTCGTCAATGGCGCAGCATCAGACGCAAACACCAACAGCTTCTTCGAAGCAAGCCAAGGCTTTCCCCAACTCCGTGGACACTAATTCTGTCACCCAGAG GCTTCAAAAGGAATTGATGTCTCTCATg ATGAGTGGAGGTGATCTTGGGGTATCAGCCTTCCCTGAAGGTGAGAGCATCTTTTCCTGGAGTGGCACTATCGAGGGTGGCAAAGGAACAATGTACGAGGGTTTATCATATAAGCTTTCCTTGCGGTTTCCCCTGGATTACCCTTTTAAGCCTCCCCAGGTTAAATTTGAGACAATGTGCTTCCATCCCAATGTTGATCAGTATGGCAACATTTGTCTTGACATCCTCCAG GACAAGTGGTCATCAGCTTATGATTGCAGAACCATTCTTTTGTCCATTCAGAGCCTACTGGGAG AACCCAATATTGATAGTCCTCTAAACAGTTATGCTGCAGCTCTATGGAACAACCAGGAAG ATTACAAGAAGATGGTTCACAGACAGTACATGGATGGAGAAGTTTTTGAAAGTTGA
- the LOC122081805 gene encoding probable ubiquitin-conjugating enzyme E2 C isoform X2 → MVKIIGHNLDNMSIAIGANPTTTLNYIAVFRTKRQREGMEERNSAAMANSSMAQHQTQTPTASSKQAKAFPNSVDTNSVTQRLQKELMSLMMSGGDLGVSAFPEGESIFSWSGTIEGGKGTMYEGLSYKLSLRFPLDYPFKPPQVKFETMCFHPNVDQYGNICLDILQDKWSSAYDCRTILLSIQSLLGEPNIDSPLNSYAAALWNNQEDYKKMVHRQYMDGEVFES, encoded by the exons GTCATAACTTGGACAACATGTCGATTGCAATTGGCGCAAATCCAACTACTACATTGAATTATATAGCAG TATTTCGTACGAAGAGACAGAGGGAGGGGATGGAGGAGCGGAACAGCGCGGCGATGGCCAACTCGTCAATGGCGCAGCATCAGACGCAAACACCAACAGCTTCTTCGAAGCAAGCCAAGGCTTTCCCCAACTCCGTGGACACTAATTCTGTCACCCAGAG GCTTCAAAAGGAATTGATGTCTCTCATg ATGAGTGGAGGTGATCTTGGGGTATCAGCCTTCCCTGAAGGTGAGAGCATCTTTTCCTGGAGTGGCACTATCGAGGGTGGCAAAGGAACAATGTACGAGGGTTTATCATATAAGCTTTCCTTGCGGTTTCCCCTGGATTACCCTTTTAAGCCTCCCCAGGTTAAATTTGAGACAATGTGCTTCCATCCCAATGTTGATCAGTATGGCAACATTTGTCTTGACATCCTCCAG GACAAGTGGTCATCAGCTTATGATTGCAGAACCATTCTTTTGTCCATTCAGAGCCTACTGGGAG AACCCAATATTGATAGTCCTCTAAACAGTTATGCTGCAGCTCTATGGAACAACCAGGAAG ATTACAAGAAGATGGTTCACAGACAGTACATGGATGGAGAAGTTTTTGAAAGTTGA
- the LOC122081805 gene encoding probable ubiquitin-conjugating enzyme E2 C isoform X3: MVKIIVFRTKRQREGMEERNSAAMANSSMAQHQTQTPTASSKQAKAFPNSVDTNSVTQRLQKELMSLMMSGGDLGVSAFPEGESIFSWSGTIEGGKGTMYEGLSYKLSLRFPLDYPFKPPQVKFETMCFHPNVDQYGNICLDILQDKWSSAYDCRTILLSIQSLLGEPNIDSPLNSYAAALWNNQEDYKKMVHRQYMDGEVFES; the protein is encoded by the exons TATTTCGTACGAAGAGACAGAGGGAGGGGATGGAGGAGCGGAACAGCGCGGCGATGGCCAACTCGTCAATGGCGCAGCATCAGACGCAAACACCAACAGCTTCTTCGAAGCAAGCCAAGGCTTTCCCCAACTCCGTGGACACTAATTCTGTCACCCAGAG GCTTCAAAAGGAATTGATGTCTCTCATg ATGAGTGGAGGTGATCTTGGGGTATCAGCCTTCCCTGAAGGTGAGAGCATCTTTTCCTGGAGTGGCACTATCGAGGGTGGCAAAGGAACAATGTACGAGGGTTTATCATATAAGCTTTCCTTGCGGTTTCCCCTGGATTACCCTTTTAAGCCTCCCCAGGTTAAATTTGAGACAATGTGCTTCCATCCCAATGTTGATCAGTATGGCAACATTTGTCTTGACATCCTCCAG GACAAGTGGTCATCAGCTTATGATTGCAGAACCATTCTTTTGTCCATTCAGAGCCTACTGGGAG AACCCAATATTGATAGTCCTCTAAACAGTTATGCTGCAGCTCTATGGAACAACCAGGAAG ATTACAAGAAGATGGTTCACAGACAGTACATGGATGGAGAAGTTTTTGAAAGTTGA
- the LOC122081805 gene encoding probable ubiquitin-conjugating enzyme E2 C isoform X4, translating into MEERNSAAMANSSMAQHQTQTPTASSKQAKAFPNSVDTNSVTQRLQKELMSLMMSGGDLGVSAFPEGESIFSWSGTIEGGKGTMYEGLSYKLSLRFPLDYPFKPPQVKFETMCFHPNVDQYGNICLDILQDKWSSAYDCRTILLSIQSLLGEPNIDSPLNSYAAALWNNQEDYKKMVHRQYMDGEVFES; encoded by the exons ATGGAGGAGCGGAACAGCGCGGCGATGGCCAACTCGTCAATGGCGCAGCATCAGACGCAAACACCAACAGCTTCTTCGAAGCAAGCCAAGGCTTTCCCCAACTCCGTGGACACTAATTCTGTCACCCAGAG GCTTCAAAAGGAATTGATGTCTCTCATg ATGAGTGGAGGTGATCTTGGGGTATCAGCCTTCCCTGAAGGTGAGAGCATCTTTTCCTGGAGTGGCACTATCGAGGGTGGCAAAGGAACAATGTACGAGGGTTTATCATATAAGCTTTCCTTGCGGTTTCCCCTGGATTACCCTTTTAAGCCTCCCCAGGTTAAATTTGAGACAATGTGCTTCCATCCCAATGTTGATCAGTATGGCAACATTTGTCTTGACATCCTCCAG GACAAGTGGTCATCAGCTTATGATTGCAGAACCATTCTTTTGTCCATTCAGAGCCTACTGGGAG AACCCAATATTGATAGTCCTCTAAACAGTTATGCTGCAGCTCTATGGAACAACCAGGAAG ATTACAAGAAGATGGTTCACAGACAGTACATGGATGGAGAAGTTTTTGAAAGTTGA